A window of Cyclopterus lumpus isolate fCycLum1 chromosome 14, fCycLum1.pri, whole genome shotgun sequence contains these coding sequences:
- the gabra1 gene encoding gamma-aminobutyric acid receptor subunit alpha-1 gives MCGRSRTAFVFLWAGLLVTNGVLGGKSAGQNGMTDEQKDNTTVFTKILDSLLDGYDNRLRPGLGERVTEVKTDIFVTSIGPVSDHEMEYTIDVFFRQSWKDERLKFKGPMAVLRLNNLMASKIWTPDTFFHNGKKSVAHNMTMPNKLLRITEEGTLLYTMRLTVRAECPMHLEDFPMDAHACPLKFGSYAYTQAEVVYVWTRGAAQSVVVAEDGSRLNQYDLMGQSVDSGVVQSSTGEYIVMTTHFHLKRKIGYFVIQTYLPCIMTVILSQVSFWLNRESVPARTVFGVTTVLTMTTLSISARNSLPKVAYATAMDWFIAVCYAFVFSALIEFATVNYFTKRGYAWDGKSVVPEKQKKKKESLLKKNNTTAYPAATATAFAPNIARDPGLATIAKSAPAPPTEPKEEPKPKPPEAKKTFNSVSKIDRIARIAFPLLFGTFNLVYWATYLNKKPKLQGMDPH, from the exons ATGTGTGGACGAAGCAGGACGGCCTTTGTGTTTCTGTGGGCTGGCTTGCTTGTCACCAATGGCGTTCTGGGTGGGAAAAG CGCTGGGCAGAACGGCATGACAGATGAACAGAAAGATAACACAACAGTGTTCACCAAGATCTTAGACAGTCTTCTGGATGGCTATGACAATCGCCTCAGGCCAGGACTAGGAG AGCGTGTAACCGAAGTCAAGACTGACATTTTCGTGACTAGTATTGGACCCGTTTCGGACCATGAAATG GAGTACACCATTGATGTATTCTTCAGACAGAGCTGGAAGGATGAAAGGTTAAAGTTTAAAGGACCCATGGCCGTACTGCGTCTTAACAACCTGATGGCCAGCAAGATCTGGACCCCCGACACCTTCTTCCACAATGGCAAGAAATCGGTGGCTCACAACATGACCATGCCAAACAAACTACTGCGAATTACAGAGGAAGGCACACTGCTGTACACCATGAG GCTTACAGTAAGAGCGGAATGCCCCATGCACCTGGAGGACTTCCCTATGGATGCTCATGCTTGTCCACTGAAGTTTGGCAGCT ATGCCTACACTCAAGCCGAGGTGGTTTATGTGTGGACCAGAGGGGCTGCCCAATCCGTGGTGGTGGCAGAGGATGGGTCCAGATTAAACCAGTACGATCTGATGGGGCAGAGTGTGGATTCCGGTGTGGTCCAGTCCAGCACAG GAGAGTATATTGTGATGACAACCCACTTCCACCTGAAAAGGAAAATTGGTTACTTTGTGATCCAGACATATCTACCTTGCATCATGACAGTCATCCTCTCTCAAGTGTCTTTCTGGCTCAACAGAGAGTCCGTCCCTGCCAGGACTGTCTTTG GAGTGACCACTGTCCTGACCATGACCACACTCAGTATCAGTGCCAGGAATTCTCTCCCTAAAGTGGCCTATGCCACCGCTATGGACTGGTTCATCGCTGTGTGCTATGCCTTCGTCTTCTCGGCCCTCATTGAGTTCGCCACAGTCAACTACTTCACCAAGAGGGGTTACGCCTGGGATGGAAAAAGTGTGGTGCCAGAGAAG caaaagaagaagaaggagtccCTCCTCAAGAAGAACAACACTACAGCCTACCCAGCTGCCACTGCTACAGCCTTCGCCCCCAATATTGCCAGGGACCCTGGATTGGCCACTATTGCCAAAAGCGCCCCAGCACCCCCAACTGAGCCTAAGGAGGAGCCAAAGCCCAAGCCTCCAGAGGCCAAGAAGACCTTTAACAGTGTGAGCAAGATAGACAGGATTGCCAGAATAGCCTTCCCGTTGCTCTTTGGAACCTTTAACTTGGTCTACTGGGCAACCTACTTGAATAAGAAGCCCAAATTGCAGGGGATGGATCCACACTAA